From the Flavobacteriales bacterium genome, one window contains:
- a CDS encoding T9SS type A sorting domain-containing protein yields the protein MRILVFLFSFSPIFLQAQPCFTLIPASSVSSISETDTHMWFGTQQDGLYQWNKVSGEVESFTSLNSNIPSDRIHDLLFFGNDIWLSTDSSVLKFDNGEFTSFTSVDRARLAVRSTGLLIVADAQTYREFDGDQMVYSYDLFETEGLHFSCDICETTSHISVSPDGSVWLTHFGFYEFDILHYSDGNWELYDHNDPSADGLPVESFDPRNSILALEQEVLATSWGGLTSFDGAFWTSLHGIDTLGIVSPPDTMYGSPISLAFDHDQGYWTASSYQAFNDITARLAHFDQSSWQLYALPDTTLIHDIWASPFNTQLIYAATEHGLLKIDLDCTVGVTSQIQMKNGLKLYPNPVNDLLTIILPHDILTDYWIADSQGQIVQEGELARQESSIDVSRIKEGQYMLHMVQQEYMYRSPFLVLR from the coding sequence ATGCGGATACTCGTATTCCTATTCTCCTTCAGTCCAATTTTCCTTCAGGCTCAGCCGTGTTTCACGCTGATCCCCGCTTCTTCGGTTTCCTCTATCTCGGAGACGGATACCCATATGTGGTTCGGTACGCAGCAGGACGGCCTCTATCAATGGAATAAGGTGTCCGGAGAAGTGGAATCATTCACTAGCTTGAATAGCAATATCCCTTCTGATCGGATTCACGACCTGTTGTTCTTTGGCAACGACATATGGCTCAGTACAGATAGTTCGGTCCTGAAATTCGACAATGGAGAATTCACTTCATTCACCAGTGTTGACCGAGCCAGATTAGCTGTACGGTCGACTGGTTTACTCATTGTCGCGGATGCACAGACGTACCGGGAATTCGATGGAGACCAGATGGTCTACAGTTATGATCTATTTGAGACCGAAGGCTTGCATTTCAGCTGCGATATCTGTGAGACCACCAGTCATATCAGTGTTTCACCAGATGGCTCGGTCTGGTTGACACATTTCGGCTTCTATGAATTCGATATCCTCCACTATTCGGATGGAAACTGGGAATTGTATGATCATAATGACCCGAGTGCCGATGGGTTGCCCGTTGAATCCTTTGATCCACGGAATTCCATTCTGGCTTTGGAACAAGAGGTACTCGCCACCTCTTGGGGAGGTCTCACCTCATTCGATGGTGCTTTCTGGACATCCCTTCATGGCATCGATACCCTTGGCATCGTATCTCCACCGGACACGATGTACGGCAGTCCTATCAGCTTGGCATTCGATCATGATCAAGGATACTGGACCGCTTCATCGTATCAAGCATTCAATGATATTACCGCCCGGCTTGCTCATTTCGATCAGTCATCATGGCAGCTCTACGCACTTCCTGACACAACCCTCATCCATGATATATGGGCCAGTCCTTTCAATACCCAATTGATCTATGCGGCTACAGAACATGGGCTCTTGAAGATAGATCTGGATTGTACTGTAGGTGTTACATCACAGATCCAGATGAAAAATGGACTGAAGCTTTACCCCAATCCAGTAAATGACCTCTTGACCATCATCCTTCCACATGATATCCTGACCGACTACTGGATAGCTGATAGCCAAGGACAAATCGTGCAGGAAGGAGAATTGGCCAGACAAGAGTCAA